TCGAATGTTGCCGAAAATATGAGTGGGACTTTTGATACTCTACAGATAGTGAAAACTCCACCCACCGCGGCTCCCCAAAAATACAAAACGTGCGAGCCTCCTCCAACAACTTACTGCGGTTGCGTAAACCCTCCCACTTATTTCTATAAACAAATCGTACTTCCGTTGGTGGTCATTCAATCCAAGATGGCAGACCTTCTGGGCTCAATCTTGAGCTCGATGGAAAAACCTCCAACAGTCGGCGACCAGGAAAGCCGACGAAAGGCCAGAGGTATAAGCCTGATCTTACAGACAACGTTTGGTCCTACGTTAATTTTTGGGGAATGCAACTAAAGAAAGTAAATTTGATGTCATAATTAAGATAAAAAGGCTTATTCTCTTCATCCTTTTACACCCTAGTGTATCTGTGTACGAAATTAACCAGTCATAGAGGACTATTTGCCCTTGTAGACAATTTCGTTATCGTTTAGTACTTTCCATTGGACATAAAACATATAATCTAGCGCTCTTATTGGCCCAACGATCTATCATGTAGGCATCGTGTAGGACGCTACTTGCTGTAGAAAAAGCTCCACCCCTTTACGCCTATGCGTTTTCGTCGTGTTAATGAATAATGTAGTAGGCCTTAATGTTGCCCATACATATATCCCAACAGAGTTTGATTTATTTTAACATTCTGATGGATATGCCTATTGATTTAGTATGTATTATGATATGAGTTAACTAAAAGTGAAGTATGTTGGTgaaaacatttacacatttcTACCGTTCAACAGAACAAGCTGCACGCCTCAAGAAGATGCAGGAGgatgagaagaaaaagaaagcagAGTTCAGAAAAAAGGTCAGAATCTCTCATCTTCAGGGGTTTGATAATGCGTCTTTTTGCCCTCATTCATACACTCAATGTTCTGTCAACATTATATTGTCGTTTAATATTATTCTGCCTATTGTCTACTGAAGATCCGACACACTAAAACTCCACATCTGTTTTCAGATGGAGAAAGAAGTGTCAAACTTCATTCAAGACAGTGCCCAACAGAAGAGGAAGTACAATCCTATGGGGAAGATTGAAAGGAGTATATTGTGAGTGAACGCCTGCATGTCAAGAGTTaaataaatctctctctctctcttcccccccccccccccccccccccccaatattaactaccctcctgtctgtctgcaggcatGACGTTGCAGAAGTGGCCGGTCTGACATCCTTCTCCTTCGGCGAGGATGAAGAGAGTAGATACGTCATGCTTTTCAAGAAGGTCACTATCCGTCAGCGTCAACACTTTTATTCATTGTGTTCTTCACCGTCACCGGATCATCATTGACGCCCCGTAAAATATACACTGGGTTCCCCTGAGCAGTAATGTCAGTGTTGTGTCCAAaggcggaaatcccgggggaccccccccccccccccatcctgggaaaaatatgatttgtcccccccaataaatcactatAAACAGAAGCACATTTCAATAATATTGATagaatacatttaacatattacaatgtaggctgtgttacagcagtaattttggtgtccccctcaggaattgcacttgagaaaatgtcatataattgtccacCACAAAATTTATAGCAGATTTTCATCCACTGGTTGTGTCCCTGATTTGCAGGAGTTTGCGCCCTCTGATGAGGAGCTGGAGGCCTACCgtaaaggagaggagtgggacccCAAGGTGGCCGAGCAGAGACGCAGGCTCAAAGTAAGGCGGGAAATAGAGAGGTTtctcacatacatttacatgttaaatttagtcatttagcagacgctcttatccagaacaacttacagtaagtacagggacattcccccgaggcaagtagggtgaagtgccttgcccaaggacacaacgtaattttttcaaggccaggaatcgaaccggcagccttctgattactagcccgaatccctaaccgctcagccacctgactccccaacacTTCCAACCAAACATCTGGAAAACACGAAAAATCTGCATTCGGAGTTAGAGGTGTATAAGTAGGCTGCAGAAAGATCTTGACATGgaagatgtgtgttttcatgcGACGCTCAGCTTCATCACAACCCTGGCAGTAGGCTCCAGGTTTGGAGCTGTTGCCCTGTGGAAGTGTCAGATAGTGATCTTTGATCCTGGCTTTCGCAGGAACGGGCTGCTTTGGAGGAGGCGGCAGCCAGCAAGTCAGAGAAGCGAGCAGCTTCTCCCAGCTCCAATTACCGTGACAAGTACAGCCATCTCATCGGCACCTCTTCTGCTAAGGACgccgcacacacactggaggcCAACCAAGCTTACGGCTGTGGTGAGTGTAGAGAGCATGGGATGGGTTCTCCAGAGAGTTccatcttttgtgtgtgtgtgtgtgtgtgtgtctctggctcatctctgtctccccccctcagtGCCTGTCGCTAACAAGAGAGACACCCGCTCCATAGAGGAAGCCATGAACGAGATCCGGGCCAAGAAGAGGCagaagaaaggggaggaggacacAGGAGCAAGCAGCactagttagtgtgtgtgtgtttgtgtgtgtgtgggtatgagagagtgtgtgtgaatgtgacatTATGATTGAGGAGTACCTCTGTCAGAATCTCTGTTGTACAGTATTTACCGACAGTACTAGAATATTCGACACCTATACTACTGTTTTGAGCCTCAACAGGGAAAGACGGTCTTATTGCGACATCTAGTGGCAGTTCTTTTTTAAAGTTATTATGTCTGTAATCTCCAAGTTTTTTCCAGTGGACAGGATACTTTACGTTAAGATGACATCTGTTCAGAATGAAACTATCTTGATTAATATTCACATGaaaaaaatcattaaaaaaatacGTTTTTTAGACTGTTTTAAACTGTTAGGTGGTAAGGCAAGTCTGTGTCTCTGGAATGCTTCATTTTATCAGTTGGGTCTGAAAATCAAATTCCAGACATTTATTTGGTTTTTGCAGTCCCTATACAGAATTATAGGCCATGTTGTGGAAATTATTAttgctgtgtaaaaaaaaaaaattgttgttcCATGTTTTTTCTTTACCCAGTTTCTGGCATCACCAGTTTTATCTTATTGCCATGTTTCAATAAATAATGAAATGTCCAACTTATTTCTGATGTATGTGTTGTCTGTGACCTGCtacttaacaacaacaaaaacttaCAATTCTTGGAGGTACAACTTTTATTTAACAAATCCTATTGGATAGTTAATAGTAGTCTTCAAAAAGCCGTGCTGGTCGACAGGTCAAGTTCCATCTTGGTCTGTTGACCCGTCCTCGTAACAGTGGAAGCAAACTTAGTCTCCTACGTTGCCATGACCATTTCTCAACTAATGTTGAACACGCTCGGCCTCTGGTACGTCGCTGATCTGGCCTTTCTCTTCGACTCCGGTTAATGTTACGTCTGCCTCCTTGTGGCTGTGGCCCCCCACGTGCAACCTCAAACTGGTCATTTCCTTGAGCAATTAACGCCTGTTGAGCACGAGTCATAACCATGACGAGCCAGGCGCGTCTCAAGACGTCGAATGCGCGTTATTATTCACCTCAAACAAATAAACCAATTTCATTATGACGTAATACAAGCTGGTGAATCCTTTGTATCGTTATAATATAACGGTTCGGCCTATGATGCGTAGGGCCTATTGTGGGATGGAAATTAGTCCACATGAAGATCTATAGGATCAGTCTTTGTATGAAACCTACATTTAAATAAACATCTCAATGGAGCGTATGGGGTAGTGGTTATTGCAACACCAAGATGTGTGCTCGCAACACCACACATATAAACAGTAGACACTGCCTTgttttatataattatataatacattttatgaTGCCATATAAAATAACTAGTTAGTCTAAGTTCACTCATCTCAATGATGCACAGCAATTCCGACTGCACCAATCGTTTATGTTTGGACATTTGAGTGTTCTATCCTGTAGGAGGCGCCTTTGATAAACCGAGAATAAATGCATGATTTTATGTGAAGTTTCACACTATCCTGGGGTTTGCTTCGCAGTTCTCGGAATTATTTTCGATTGGAGAATCATCCCGAAAATGAGGCAAATTCTCCTATTAATTTGCTTCAGTTGGCTTGCTGATTGTGGTGCGGAACTTCGTACACGTGAAGGTATGACAGTGATTGTAAAAACCGTTATATTAAATGGATTAAACGTACTAGTTTTATAACTTTAAGGATAATTAATCTAATAAAAAGACGTACTGATTAAACTGACAGGCGTTACGTCAACGCCGCTCTTACCTAACATTTTATCATCTTAAAAAAAATTGCTTAGCAAAAATACTTTTTATGTGGTCGAACGACTCAATCAATTATATATGCCTTGCTTGGAGTGCATCTAAGGCAGCGATTACTTTACGTGAACTTCTGTGATCATCTTATCCCATGTATTTTCTTCAGCAGCGTCCGGAGTTGTCTGCTCTTTTAAAGAAAAAACATACCGACCCGGAGACAGCTGGCATCCCTATCTGGAACCTTTTGGATTCATGTTCTGTATGCGCTGTGCTTGCACTGAGGTAGGCTATACTACATACTGACTGACTAACCCACATGGATGGATGAAGTCAGCAGACACCGGACTACAGAAACAGGATTTGTACCTGCAGAGAGAGGTCAAAACACTGCTGTTAACAAAATTATAACTTACATTTCTACATAACAATTTTGAGTAGTTCTGATAGTTTAGAGTTAGAGTAGCCTGGGTGTTGGTGTAACATGTGCTTGATGTAATGGCCACATGTGTCAGGTTTGGTGGGtggtatttctgtgtgtgcccATAAACCATgtaatgcctctctctctcttagacaGGCCATGTGAAATGTAACACAATAAAGTGCCCTGCTCTTCGGTGTGAGAATCCTGTGACTGATGCCAAGCAGTGTTGCCCTCGTTGCACAGGTATCTCCTCAAAAGCACGACGGAACACATAACCAATCAGTTAATTGGGCCTTTTAAGTTTGCAAGAACACCTGCGTGTCAAAGGACATGGATTTCCTAACTCTTTCGCACCCTTTGTAGTAACCCAGCGGCAAACTTGTAAAACTTCCTGTGTATTCTGTGGTTATTTTTGTGTGCGGGGAATGTTCTCTGTGAAGACGAGCCTAGGATTCCTGCAGGATTGAGAGCCCCAGTGAAGTCCTGCAGATATAATGGGAGTATTTACCAACCAGGGGAAACCTTTACCAAACTTGACCTCTTCCCATCCAGACAGACTAATCATTGTGTCATGTGCACATGCTCTGTAAGTAACTCCTTATTTTCACCTACTTTATTAAAACTGTTTATGTTTATGCAGAGGATTTGACTGTTATAATTGTTTTTCCGGTTAGCCAAAGAACAATGTTTTTGTTCCATGCTGTAGGTTTATGGCAATTTTCCACCGATTTAATCCGATCCCTACTTTAATCCAAACATAATCCCTTTTCTATAATATTACTATCTACTTCTCATTTTCTTCAGAATGGAAACATCTTCTGTGCTTTAAAAAGCTGCCAACCGTTGACCTGTTCCTCGCCAGTGTCCATTCCAGATACATGCTGCCTGGTTTGCAAAGGTTAGCCACACTTCTTGGTTTTGACATGTTTTTAGTGACTATTGCATCTGCATGCTTTTAGTGACTTTTGTTTGTTATAATGAAAATGGTGTTAAAacacaaatgtttgttttgtggtCTAAATGTATTTCTCTTGAGAAAAGATGGCGGCATGAGTGGGTTTTCTACAGCTGAAGATGGAGGACAGCAGTTGAACCGAGGAGTTGTATGTGCTTCGACTTTTCGTTTGATTAACTTGTGATATAGTCTGTTCAAGTAGACAAATATTATGATGTTATACTGCTTCAGTATATTAAATAATATTGGAAGTGTAATCAAAGCCTTATTCCTATCAATCAATCATAatacaacccctccccccccaaacaaaatCTTAAGCCATGATACATCTGAAAGTAAACCTCACTAACATCTAACATCTGGGTATAGAACATGTTTAGAACATGAAGCATGGCCTCCCTCCAAAGTATTGACATTGGAATAGCAAGGGATGCCAAAATAGCCCTATGATGACtggtgctgtttgtgtgtgtaaatacacCAGAGACATTCAGTGGATCAGTGTGCTGCAGAGCAGCTCCGAGAGCGGTCTGTCAGGGGGACTCCGTCCACAGCCAGGGCCACCCCCAGAGGCCTGAGCCTGGCCAAGCTGCACCTCAAAGGGGGCTCAGAGACCACAGTCAAGATCGTCCTCCAGAAGAAGCACCTCAGAGGTGAGTCGCTCGTCTGTGAGACAGTCCGTGTGCACACAGTCACCCATGAAGCTCAGGGATTGCCTCTCGTATTGGACTGTGTCGTGGGTTTTAATTGATTTTTGCTTCTCTCAGCTTGTTTATACAGCGGCAAGACATATTCCCATGGGGATGTGTGGCACCCGGTGCTGGGGAAGGTTCTAGAGTGCATCCTGTGCACCTGCAGAGATGGCCTTCAGGACTGCAAACGGATCACATGTCCTGGCCAGTATCCATGCGATCATCCCATGAAAACAGAGGGAAAGTGCTGTAAGATTTGTCCAGGTATCTCAGCGCGGGTTACAACAACACAGTATTGTTTTCGATCTACTGGCACACCCATCAAATGATTATAATCGTCTGGGTTTGAACATGACTGTTGACATGACTGAATTGCTGTGTCGTTACCGTAGAACTGAGACCAGAGAACAGGACGGACTGCTATCATGGGCACGGCAGTAACACCCTCTTGGTGTACAAAGTGGAGCCATCCTCCAAAGTTCACCCAGAGGACATAGTTAGAATAATTGCTATTGAAAGACAAGGGACTGCTGAAGTCGAAGTGCAAGTGTGGAAAGCCGTAGGAGGTAACGGGGGTTGGGGCTACCGTTAGAGGACTTGCCAAACAGAACTGTTACTGCAGCATTGATGAGAGTGCATTTGGTCGTGATACACGGTGGCATAATACCAAATCATTAAGAGACTTAATTTGTGAATTGAGTATGTTTAATTTTGTGTTCTCCGCAGGTGTTTTGCAGATGATAGAAACTGCAGAGACTCAGAGGAAAGACGTTATGGATCATCCTGAAAACTACACACTATTGACAACACTCACTGAAGGTATTGTTACGCTCACCCCAGCGCTGCAGTGTTGAATAAGGAGGCGATGACTGGCTTGCAACTTCTGTGCATTTATTTAGGGCCGTACATTCAGCTCTTCTACAACCAACCGAGCCCCCGCTCTCCTCAAACTCCCAAACCCCGgttgtcgtcccccccccctctcgtgaGACAATCCCCCCCAATAGGTCTCAACAATAGAACCACATTAACCTTGCTGGTAACATTAGTgcataacacaaacacatgtaaacATTTGTCTAACTGATGAACTCACAATAACAGGGACACATTAACTCAGCTCGTTACAGTATTATAATTATTCAGCTTGCTAGTACTGGCTCTCCTGTTAATCGACAGATTACATTTCAAGCACAGGAAGTAAACAAGACAGGGGTTTTATTCCCTTTTGTGTCAAGTGTCATGTGAGCTATTTGTTTGTTTCTACACAGAGACCTGGAGGACTTTTAAGGATGAAGGAAATAAGCAGAGTGAATTTCCTCAGACCATCATCTGTGAAGAAGGCATAAAGGAGGTAGTCAAGTTCTTAAACCCAGAACAGCTGGACTCAATTTGCTCAATTTAATTCTTAACTTAATCCTCACTCTCAAACTGTAATTTGAATCAACACTTATAAAGACGTCATCTGAACACAGCATATTCACACGTCAACAAGTAGAAAAGTGTTTTAGTTTGTTGTATTATTATAAGGACTATATTCAAACCTAACTCACAATGTAATTTGAGATTACTAGTAGTCAGCAGAATTGTTGTCCAGATAACGTTTGGTAGTAAACCCAATGTGCCTCTGATTAATCCACAGCTTCTTGATGGCTTGCATTGTCCAGGCCTATTTAATGTGACTGCAAACCATGATTACACTTTTCAGAAAATATTTTAACCATACGAAACATGAGCACATGCATATGATAGAAAAATATTTTACATCTGGACTGAAAAACACATGAAAGAAAACTGTTTGGCTATCACTGATTCTGGTAAATACTACTGTTTGAAATATTATGGAATTTTTGAATGTACCAATGAATTATAATCATTATATTTATTGTAAATACAAATTGACAGATGTAATTTTGTGACTGAAATGTAAAACGCTTGTGCATTTCATACATGGTACTatgtatatatctatggttgtatttgaatgtgtgaaataattGCAGAAGAGCCTAAAGCAGTAGTGCTCTGAGGACTGATGCATGGATCCAGTGTGCTGCCATAGCCTTGATATTACCTGGATTTACTGCTGATACTATGAAATATCTTGAAATGAGTAAACTGTGGCACAGGAGGTCTGACAAACTGTGTTTAAGATATACGTACCCGAGACTCTGCTTGTTGGCATCCAGAGTAATCCCTGAGGTTTTAACTCAACGTAGAGATTTGTGCGTACAGACCGGCTTTGATATCCAAGCCAAAAGGCATAGAAAACGTAAAGTATGTGTATGTAAAGACAGTCTATGTATGAAGTTTCTGTATTCTAAATTCTTAAATATATAATCTAATATATCATTTTCTTCCTGCTACAGCGTTTTCATTAATTATTTCTAGTGAATAGTTGAATTGGTTGGGTGGAAGGATTTTCTGTTACATGCAATCAAACATTTGTCATATGTTGAGCCAGTTTTTCAAGGCCAGTTTTTTGCGGGCCAATTTTCCATGAGATTGTGTGTGGGATTTTGGTACTGGATGTGTCCCTTTAGTACGGATGCAGAGCATTCTAGCACCTAAAAGTCTAAAACAGGGGGCCAACCAAGTACAACATTACCTGGGGCAAGAATTCCTGCACAAGACAGGCTATTGTTTTCCACTGAACTAGCCTCCAAAAGCTGCaaaccaggggagagggggttttTTGGCCTTCAAATTACACTTGTAATTTGGATTCATGCTCCAAAGATAAAGTTTGTTTTCTCAAGGGCTATAACGGCCTGAAGGTAAGAGTAGAACAACAGAGCAGTGTGATTTTTACATAAATGTAGGTCAGGAGTTGGAAGCACATCAGTGTTTTTAAGACAGactgaagagggagaggaggttcaGAGTAACACTGGGAAGTTATTAGGATATATATCAGCCCCGTAGCCCGTAGTTTTTATAGTAATGTTCTATCCTTAAGCAAGATGGATTTatattcttcatatttgtagtactgGGGGAATTGTCATCTTTGAAAACAGAAAATATAATTTTTCCACAACTTCAACTTTAACGAACTGTTGGGTAGTAGCTGAAAATAGCTTGCATTTATCATTATAATTCTGCATGGCCAGCAAATGATCTCATCCTCCCATGTCTGCCTCATTGCTGAGCAGTGCTGTGAACAGCCTGTCAACAGACTTGTTTGGGTCAACAGGTGTGGGATCACACTAATTGTGAACATGCCATGTTCTGTGCAGTGGGCTAGAACTGTACTCGCTAGCCTAAATTTGGGAGGAGTGCAGAGACTTGGGACTAATATCCCTTCTCTGTGAACTCCAAAAGTCTACGTTCTCTCTCCCAGGGCTACAATGAGTCATTGTTTTGCCTCTCACACATTGCGCCAGACAACCCTGTCTATCTCTCACTGAAGGCCTGACAAAATATTTAGAAACAGAAGTCCCTCAGTTGTAGACCTTAATAGTCACACAATGGAGCTGTCATGTATTTGTGCGGGCTGTTGGAGTTGACAGTTTCTGGCAACATCTCCGTCTGTCTTCGCAGTTCAAGggggttgtctctctctctgtctccctctctccctctctctccctctctctccctctctctctctcctctctctctctctctctctctctctctctctctctctctctctctctctctctctctctctctctctctctctcctctctctctctctctctctctctctctctctctctctctctcttctctctctctctctctctctctctctctctctcctctctctctctctctctctctctctctctctctctctctctctctctgggagaagGCGCCCCAAATCACCTAGAAATAGTTTGTCTGCACCTTTAATTATTTCCCTTCCGTATGTTCTATTTTAGCACTGTTGAAGATTTTCATTTATTGCCCCAGGAGCTTATCTTCCGATGACTTGCTTTTGGTGAAGATCTTTTCAGCGTCGACATGGTCCGTTCATTTTTTGAGTGGAAGTTTCAAATTCGCTCTAAGTAGCATTTGCTCAATTCAGCTATGCATGCTTAGTCTTGGCACTCGCAATTGTAACAGCTGGGTGCAGTCGGTGGGTATAAATCAGGTAGTGGGGTCAGCGTGCTTTCTGAGCATGTCTGCTCAACCTTGCTGCCCATTGTTAGAGGATATATCCGAGCATGGAATACTCTGAATTGAGGAAAAAGAATCCCTATATAAATAGATGGAACGTTTATCTTTTCCGTTCTTGTGATAGAATGGTTTCTCTTCTGGGTTTTTTCCAGAGCCTCTAAAGCCTGCTTTTCTGCTTGCAGCTGGGAAGGAAATATGAGCCTGTGAAGAATATGACGGGATGTTTGTTGTAGGTCATGTAGAAATGTTGTGTTTAGACTAGATTAGGGCAGGTGAGGTCAGCAAACCAAACAAACGTCTAAAATATCTGCCCCAGAGCCGCTACACCACATGATGCCTCACAGATACTCTGTTTATGAGGAACTGAAGCATTAAAAATCAATCAGGCAGTCTTTTGATTCAAAGGGAGCCAAATTGTGTTAAGTTAATTAAGCCTGATAGGTGTGTTTGCTTTCATAGCTGATTAAGGTGTTCAAGAGAACCCCTGAGTTCATGCTTCATCAAAATACTTCCGAAATATATTAAGGGCACAGTTTTTtacacccttcccctctccttaaTTAAGTTGGCCCTGATCATTTTAGCTGATGATTAGAGCCTTGCCAAGAAAATATGGACAATACTGGGATTCATGTCATAAACACTCCAGTCAGCTGACCCTCTTTCCTGACCCCCACTGTTTAAGGGTCAACATTTTAAACACATGCTTTGTAATGGATGGATGATTGATAGACTCAACTTGAAATCTTTTGTTCATCGCCAAAATAACCATCGTTGAGAGGATTAAGGAAAAAGACCACAACTAAAAGATCTCTAATTGGTGGACGGCCTGTACACTAAAGACTGCCAGACCATGCAGTCTTTCTCTAAGATTACATGATAAGTGTGCTATAGTTCAATTGTGTATCAAAGAGAATGATGAATAGGACCAATGTGCAGCGAACTCATTTGGCACATGGATTAATGAGTAGTGTTGGTGAAGTAATCATGACTGCCCTCCTGTGCCAAATGTAGCGTTGGAGACTCGGCAGGAATATTGTCCAAGAGCCGCTAGGCCTCAATCCCTGATTCAGAGCAGTAACTGCAAACACCCTTCGATAGTCGACGAGGTGTTTGttgtgcatgcgcacacactgaGATGATGCCTGTCGAAGATCTGGACTACTGAGGTTTTACCAAGATCATCAGGGTTCTTCCTATTTTTGCCTTGCGTATATTTTCTTTGGGCCCGAAGTGGTCCTCTCCTGCCAAGTGCTATGAGGGAGCATGAGTTAAAGTCTGTTCTCAATTATTTACTTTCAATTGTGTTCATGGTGAGAGAGACGTTCCTGATTGTTTGGGGTCCGTTACGAGAGAAGGCTTTTCCACACGCTTCAATGTTAGCGTTTATGATTTGACATTAGTTGATACATAAATTAATATGTTGATGAAATGTTTGAGACCATGTGTGCAGTAAAATTAACATATTTTACAGCATCACCTATTGATAACTTTATATTTTGCTTTGCTACATTGAAATGTACCTAATGAAAGGCACAATACAGTAA
This window of the Osmerus mordax isolate fOsmMor3 chromosome 19, fOsmMor3.pri, whole genome shotgun sequence genome carries:
- the chrdl2 gene encoding chordin-like protein 2 — encoded protein: MRQILLLICFSWLADCGAELRTREAASGVVCSFKEKTYRPGDSWHPYLEPFGFMFCMRCACTETGHVKCNTIKCPALRCENPVTDAKQCCPRCTDEPRIPAGLRAPVKSCRYNGSIYQPGETFTKLDLFPSRQTNHCVMCTCSNGNIFCALKSCQPLTCSSPVSIPDTCCLVCKDGGMSGFSTAEDGGQQLNRGVRHSVDQCAAEQLRERSVRGTPSTARATPRGLSLAKLHLKGGSETTVKIVLQKKHLRACLYSGKTYSHGDVWHPVLGKVLECILCTCRDGLQDCKRITCPGQYPCDHPMKTEGKCCKICPELRPENRTDCYHGHGSNTLLVYKVEPSSKVHPEDIVRIIAIERQGTAEVEVQVWKAVGGVLQMIETAETQRKDVMDHPENYTLLTTLTEETWRTFKDEGNKQSEFPQTIICEEGIKEVVKFLNPEQLDSICSI
- the spag7 gene encoding sperm-associated antigen 7 homolog encodes the protein MADLLGSILSSMEKPPTVGDQESRRKAREQAARLKKMQEDEKKKKAEFRKKMEKEVSNFIQDSAQQKRKYNPMGKIERSILHDVAEVAGLTSFSFGEDEESRYVMLFKKEFAPSDEELEAYRKGEEWDPKVAEQRRRLKERAALEEAAASKSEKRAASPSSNYRDKYSHLIGTSSAKDAAHTLEANQAYGCVPVANKRDTRSIEEAMNEIRAKKRQKKGEEDTGASSTS